The following are encoded in a window of Paenibacillaceae bacterium GAS479 genomic DNA:
- a CDS encoding thiamine-phosphate pyrophosphorylase gives MRWRMYRKGSIGMKKLDFSLYVITGENYHPGKTMEEVMREALYGGADIVQLRHKTAKESELLEKARLLRRLTREFGVPFIVNDYPQLAIEADADGVHIGQDDHGLREARELLGPDRIVGISTHSLDQAMAAEDGGADYIGVGPVYPTGTKPGRPAVTLNYVCQAARHVRIPWVAIGGIHLGNAQEVLDAGATRLCAVSAIVGSEDPAAVCRSLKAMISSSVSGAGGAEIMLNGGKHRTGSMTLQQLVEEKGLAGRRIVAEADGIIVPREEWSGLRLRSGMTVELVHFVGGG, from the coding sequence ATGAGGTGGAGAATGTACAGAAAGGGGTCGATTGGAATGAAAAAGCTGGATTTCAGCCTATATGTCATAACGGGAGAAAATTACCATCCAGGCAAGACGATGGAGGAGGTTATGCGCGAGGCGCTTTATGGCGGGGCGGATATTGTCCAGCTGCGGCATAAAACAGCCAAGGAGAGCGAGCTTTTGGAAAAGGCTCGGCTACTGCGTAGATTGACCCGCGAGTTCGGAGTTCCGTTTATAGTAAACGATTATCCGCAGCTTGCCATTGAAGCAGACGCTGATGGCGTGCATATTGGGCAGGATGATCATGGGCTTCGCGAAGCAAGGGAGCTGCTGGGACCTGACCGCATCGTCGGCATCAGCACGCATAGTCTGGACCAGGCGATGGCCGCAGAGGACGGTGGAGCGGACTACATCGGAGTTGGTCCGGTCTACCCGACCGGGACGAAGCCGGGAAGGCCGGCGGTAACGCTGAATTATGTGTGCCAAGCGGCGAGACATGTACGCATTCCATGGGTAGCTATAGGCGGTATTCATCTCGGCAACGCCCAGGAGGTGCTGGATGCTGGTGCAACGAGGCTTTGTGCCGTTTCCGCGATTGTTGGCAGCGAGGACCCTGCGGCTGTTTGCCGCAGCTTGAAGGCGATGATCTCCTCGTCCGTTAGTGGAGCAGGAGGGGCCGAAATCATGCTTAATGGAGGAAAGCATCGGACCGGATCGATGACGCTGCAGCAGCTTGTCGAGGAGAAAGGGCTTGCCGGAAGGCGCATCGTTGCTGAGGCGGACGGGATTATCGTACCCCGCGAGGAATGGAGTGGGCTGCGACTCCGAAGCGGTATGACGGTGGAGCTGGTTCATTTTGTAGGAGGGGGCTGA